One genomic window of Microbacterium sp. BH-3-3-3 includes the following:
- a CDS encoding extracellular solute-binding protein has translation MMTFTPRHRRVLGTVAVAAVAAVSLSACSGGAGGSSDGPMTLWTWPGGIGESVVDSAKTEFPDAKLEVTTIGDDVKQKLVTVFTGRSGIPSLTGIKGEDMPYFLQQADLFTDFSTLGIDAKLADFPQWKLAEATTSDGKLIGLPTDIGPTALYYRTDVLAAAGLPTDPAEVAAATSTWEDYFAFGEKLKAATGAYLEVSLEDVFTKVMGQGETKFVSEDGEFLGESDQVKKAWDTAIEANERGLVAGIQDGSPDWAAAVNNGSLPTLLGAAWYQGDLKSNAPDTSGKWNVTAMPGGPANIGGSFLTIPAATANKDEAVKIVEYLLDAENQATTYTEVGNFPSSTEALSQPALQEPDAFFGGQVTTDVFKAASEKMPVSYTSPIDNEVAAPFITELANVQSQGKDPQQAWNDALTAAQQVWERSK, from the coding sequence ATGATGACTTTCACCCCGCGTCACCGACGCGTGCTCGGCACCGTCGCCGTCGCCGCCGTCGCCGCCGTGTCCCTCTCGGCCTGCTCCGGCGGTGCCGGCGGGTCGTCCGACGGCCCGATGACCCTCTGGACCTGGCCCGGCGGCATCGGCGAGAGCGTCGTCGACTCGGCCAAGACCGAGTTCCCCGACGCGAAGCTCGAGGTCACCACCATCGGTGACGACGTCAAGCAGAAGCTCGTCACCGTCTTCACCGGACGCAGCGGCATCCCCTCGCTCACCGGGATCAAGGGCGAGGACATGCCCTACTTCCTGCAGCAGGCCGACCTCTTCACCGACTTCTCGACCCTCGGCATCGACGCCAAGCTCGCCGACTTCCCGCAGTGGAAGCTCGCCGAGGCCACCACCTCGGACGGCAAGCTCATCGGCCTCCCCACCGACATCGGCCCGACCGCGCTGTATTACCGCACCGACGTGCTCGCCGCGGCCGGCCTTCCGACCGATCCGGCCGAGGTCGCCGCCGCCACCTCCACGTGGGAGGACTACTTCGCCTTCGGCGAGAAGCTCAAGGCCGCCACGGGCGCCTACCTCGAGGTGTCGCTCGAAGACGTCTTCACCAAGGTCATGGGCCAGGGCGAGACGAAGTTCGTGTCGGAGGACGGGGAGTTCCTCGGCGAGAGCGACCAGGTGAAGAAGGCCTGGGACACCGCGATCGAAGCCAACGAACGCGGCCTGGTCGCCGGCATCCAGGACGGCAGCCCCGACTGGGCCGCCGCCGTCAACAACGGCTCCCTGCCGACGCTGCTCGGCGCCGCCTGGTACCAGGGCGACCTGAAGAGCAACGCCCCCGACACCTCGGGCAAGTGGAACGTCACGGCGATGCCCGGCGGGCCCGCCAACATCGGCGGATCGTTCCTGACGATCCCCGCGGCCACCGCCAACAAGGACGAGGCCGTGAAGATCGTCGAGTACCTGCTCGACGCCGAGAACCAGGCCACCACCTACACCGAGGTCGGCAACTTCCCCTCGTCGACCGAGGCGCTGAGCCAGCCGGCGCTGCAGGAGCCCGACGCCTTCTTCGGCGGACAGGTCACGACCGACGTCTTCAAGGCGGCGTCCGAGAAGATGCCGGTCAGCTACACCAGCCCCATCGACAACGAGGTGGCGGCGCCCTTCATCACCGAGCTCGCCAACGTGCAGTCGCAGGGCAAGGACCCGCAGCAGGCGTGGAACGACGCGCTGACCGCCGCCCAGCAGGTGTGGGAGCGCTCTAAGTGA
- a CDS encoding glycoside hydrolase family 38 C-terminal domain-containing protein has product MHQNLTLVEERIHRVLTERIVPAVYSARVPVALKAWMVPDEPVPASEALAADYAPFAVGDSWGRAWSTWWFEVTGEIPADWAGRTVELLLDPGFQGDWPGNQAEALVHTPDGVQVKGIHPRNHYVRLTDEAAGGEPVHFFVEAAANPDILVNDFVPTKFGSKKTAPETPIYTFRTAELAVFEPEVWALQFDVEVLYQLLKELPETEPRRHEVMRALERALNVLRLDDIVGTAAVARAELVDVLSRPASASAHRLSGIGHAHIDTAWLWPIRETKRKTARTFSNVLALAEQYPDFRFAASSAQQYAWVKERYPHVWEGIKTAIANGQWIVVGSQWVEPDGNLPGGEAMVRQVTQGMRFFRDELDVETHGIWLPDSFGYTAAFPQIAKLAGLDWFLTQKISWSQTNKFPHHTFWWEGIDGSRIFTHFPPIDTYNSTLEGEELHHAVRQFRDKGRATTSLVPFGYGDGGGGPIREMMERQRRVESLEGSPRVEIEHPDDFFAAARAEYPDAPVWVGELYLELHRGTFTSHAREKRGNREAEHRLREAELWWTAAALKGAEYPYAALDRLWQGVLLQQFHDILPGSSIQWVHEQNEEDYAAALAELDHLIAEALDAAGLSAAVVNSADHARRSLALDATGTPLALVETPALGVASLVPVAPAHPVRAERSGADIVLDNGLVRVTVDARGLVTSIVDLAAGRELVPADRVANLLQLHQDLPNAWDAWDIDAHYRYTFDDLDTADAVELAVDDELRARVIVTRTFGTSRLTQTIAVHADDVRVHFAVDLDWNEREKLLKASLPFVVHAHHHSAEIQYGHVRRATHTNTSWEDAKFEVMAHRWVHVEEPGYGIGVTNDATYGHDITRTVGASGEVETEVRLSLVRAANSPDPVQDAGHHTFAYAVHPGADIAAVVASGYEQNLPLRRPAAEGTVEPWSVLRSSNEGVRIEAVKLADDRSGGVIVRVYEALGRRAATTLTPGFAVASASEVDLLERPLGDDMARSRRLAVEGEGIALELRPFQVVTLRLSRG; this is encoded by the coding sequence GTGCACCAGAACCTCACGCTCGTCGAAGAGCGCATCCACCGCGTGCTCACCGAGCGCATCGTCCCCGCCGTGTACTCCGCGCGGGTGCCCGTCGCGCTGAAGGCCTGGATGGTCCCCGACGAGCCGGTCCCGGCCTCCGAGGCCCTCGCCGCCGATTACGCCCCCTTCGCCGTCGGCGACAGCTGGGGGCGGGCGTGGTCGACCTGGTGGTTCGAGGTCACCGGTGAGATCCCGGCCGACTGGGCCGGCCGCACCGTCGAGCTGCTGCTCGACCCCGGCTTCCAGGGCGACTGGCCCGGCAACCAGGCCGAGGCGCTCGTGCACACCCCCGACGGCGTGCAGGTCAAGGGCATCCACCCCCGCAACCACTACGTGCGCCTGACCGACGAGGCCGCGGGCGGCGAGCCCGTGCACTTCTTCGTCGAGGCCGCCGCCAACCCCGACATCCTCGTGAACGACTTCGTCCCCACGAAGTTCGGCTCCAAGAAGACCGCTCCCGAGACGCCGATCTACACCTTCCGCACCGCCGAGCTCGCGGTCTTCGAACCCGAGGTGTGGGCGCTGCAGTTCGACGTCGAGGTGCTGTACCAGCTGCTGAAGGAGCTGCCCGAGACCGAGCCCCGCCGCCACGAGGTCATGCGGGCGCTCGAGCGCGCGCTGAACGTGCTCCGCCTCGACGACATCGTCGGTACCGCAGCCGTCGCGCGCGCCGAGCTCGTCGACGTGCTGTCGCGTCCGGCCTCCGCCTCGGCCCACCGCCTCTCGGGCATCGGCCACGCGCACATCGACACCGCGTGGCTCTGGCCCATCCGCGAGACCAAGCGCAAGACCGCCCGCACCTTCTCGAACGTCCTCGCGCTCGCCGAGCAGTACCCCGACTTCCGCTTCGCCGCCTCGTCGGCGCAGCAGTACGCGTGGGTCAAGGAGCGCTACCCGCACGTGTGGGAGGGCATCAAGACCGCGATCGCGAACGGACAGTGGATCGTGGTCGGCTCGCAGTGGGTCGAGCCCGACGGCAACCTGCCCGGAGGCGAGGCCATGGTGCGCCAGGTCACGCAGGGGATGCGGTTCTTCCGCGACGAGCTCGACGTCGAGACGCACGGCATCTGGCTGCCCGACTCGTTCGGCTACACCGCCGCGTTCCCGCAGATCGCGAAGCTCGCGGGCCTGGACTGGTTCCTCACGCAGAAGATCTCATGGAGCCAGACCAACAAGTTCCCCCACCACACCTTCTGGTGGGAGGGCATCGACGGCTCACGCATCTTCACGCACTTCCCGCCCATCGACACCTACAACTCCACGCTCGAGGGCGAGGAGCTGCACCACGCCGTGCGCCAGTTCCGCGACAAGGGCAGGGCGACGACCTCGCTCGTGCCCTTCGGCTACGGCGACGGCGGCGGCGGACCCATCCGCGAGATGATGGAGCGCCAGCGCCGGGTGGAGTCGCTCGAGGGATCGCCGCGGGTCGAGATCGAGCACCCCGACGACTTCTTCGCCGCAGCCCGGGCCGAGTACCCCGACGCTCCCGTCTGGGTGGGCGAGCTCTACCTCGAACTGCACCGCGGCACCTTCACCTCGCACGCCCGGGAGAAGCGCGGCAACCGCGAGGCCGAGCACCGCCTGCGCGAGGCCGAACTGTGGTGGACCGCCGCCGCCCTGAAGGGCGCCGAGTACCCGTACGCAGCGCTCGATCGCCTCTGGCAGGGCGTGCTGCTGCAGCAGTTCCACGACATCCTGCCCGGATCCTCGATCCAGTGGGTGCACGAGCAGAACGAAGAGGACTACGCCGCCGCCCTCGCCGAGCTCGACCACTTGATCGCCGAGGCCCTGGACGCCGCGGGGCTCTCGGCCGCGGTCGTGAACTCCGCCGACCACGCCCGTCGGTCGTTGGCCCTGGATGCCACCGGCACCCCGCTCGCGCTGGTCGAGACGCCCGCGCTGGGCGTGGCATCCCTCGTTCCGGTCGCGCCCGCGCACCCGGTGCGGGCGGAGCGATCCGGCGCGGACATCGTGCTCGACAACGGTCTCGTGCGGGTCACCGTCGACGCCCGGGGCCTCGTGACCTCGATCGTCGACCTCGCCGCGGGCCGCGAGCTCGTGCCCGCCGACCGTGTCGCGAACCTGCTGCAGCTGCACCAGGACCTCCCCAACGCCTGGGACGCCTGGGACATCGACGCCCACTACCGCTACACGTTCGACGACCTCGACACCGCCGACGCCGTCGAGCTCGCGGTCGACGACGAGCTGCGCGCCCGCGTGATCGTCACGCGCACCTTCGGCACCTCGCGGCTGACGCAGACCATCGCCGTGCACGCCGACGACGTGCGCGTGCACTTCGCGGTCGACCTCGACTGGAACGAGCGCGAGAAGCTGCTCAAGGCCTCGCTGCCGTTCGTCGTGCACGCCCACCACCACAGCGCCGAGATCCAGTACGGCCACGTGCGCCGCGCGACCCACACGAACACCTCGTGGGAAGACGCGAAGTTCGAGGTCATGGCCCATCGCTGGGTGCACGTCGAGGAGCCGGGCTACGGCATCGGCGTCACCAACGACGCCACCTACGGCCACGACATCACCCGCACGGTCGGGGCCTCGGGCGAGGTCGAGACCGAGGTGCGCCTGAGCCTGGTGCGCGCGGCGAACTCGCCCGACCCGGTCCAGGATGCCGGCCACCACACGTTCGCGTACGCGGTGCACCCCGGGGCCGACATCGCCGCCGTCGTGGCCTCCGGGTACGAACAGAACCTGCCGCTGCGCCGCCCCGCGGCCGAGGGCACGGTCGAGCCGTGGAGCGTGCTGCGCTCGTCGAACGAGGGCGTGCGCATCGAGGCCGTGAAGCTCGCCGACGACCGCTCGGGCGGCGTGATCGTGCGCGTGTACGAGGCACTCGGACGCCGCGCGGCGACGACCCTCACGCCCGGGTTCGCCGTGGCATCCGCCTCCGAGGTGGACCTGCTCGAACGTCCGCTCGGCGACGACATGGCGCGCTCGCGCCGCCTCGCGGTCGAGGGCGAGGGCATCGCGCTCGAGCTGCGTCCGTTCCAGGTCGTGACGCTGCGGCTCTCGCGCGGATGA
- a CDS encoding DeoR/GlpR family DNA-binding transcription regulator encodes MKDVRDREILQHLRSARAATVAELAEATGSSIATIRRDLQRLDDAGLLRRTHGGAVMGEGDAPFATVEPVNRDGKERIARAAAETIRDGQAVILDVGTTTLQLARLLRGRAVTVITNNMAIYDVLRDERDTHLVVLPGDYDPVYRSVAGHLTTESLRLIRADHAFLGVSGMSPEGDLRDTTLAQVPIKQAMLAACDAATVLADHSKFPGSGAGRIALPLALRRLITDAPLEGPIVESLGRRNVEIVTA; translated from the coding sequence ATGAAAGACGTCAGAGACCGCGAGATCCTCCAGCACCTCCGTTCCGCCCGCGCGGCGACGGTCGCGGAGCTCGCCGAGGCCACCGGTTCGAGCATCGCCACGATCCGTCGTGATCTGCAGCGCCTCGACGACGCCGGACTCCTGCGACGCACGCACGGCGGCGCCGTGATGGGCGAGGGCGACGCGCCCTTCGCCACCGTCGAGCCCGTCAATCGCGACGGCAAGGAGCGCATCGCCCGCGCCGCCGCCGAGACGATCCGCGACGGCCAGGCCGTCATCCTCGACGTCGGGACCACGACCCTGCAGCTCGCGCGACTGCTCCGCGGCCGTGCGGTCACCGTCATCACCAACAACATGGCCATCTACGACGTGCTGCGCGACGAGCGCGACACGCACCTCGTCGTGCTCCCGGGCGACTACGACCCGGTGTACCGCAGCGTCGCGGGCCACCTCACGACCGAGTCGCTGCGGCTGATCCGCGCCGACCACGCCTTCCTGGGCGTCAGCGGCATGTCGCCCGAGGGCGATCTGCGCGACACCACGCTGGCGCAGGTGCCGATCAAGCAGGCGATGCTCGCGGCATGCGACGCGGCGACCGTGCTCGCCGACCACAGCAAGTTCCCCGGCAGCGGCGCCGGACGTATCGCCCTGCCCCTCGCCCTGCGGCGGCTCATCACCGATGCGCCGCTCGAGGGCCCGATCGTCGAGTCCCTGGGCCGACGGAATGTCGAGATTGTGACCGCATGA
- a CDS encoding carbohydrate ABC transporter permease — MTVTTPPTATVTEHITTAGVPMRRRRKATPGRVLLYGILSVGAFISLFPLYWLVVMASNSTSDIYTTPPTFIPGPRLFDNIGAVFARIDFAGSLLNTVIVACSVTFLVLVFDSLAAFAFAKFEFPLRRTLFTITLVTFMLPMQLAVIPQFITMTNLGWVGQLQALIVPAAANAFGIFWLRQYMVSSIPDELMDASVLDGAGFFRQWFTVCLPLIRPGLGFLGIFTFIAAWNDYLWPLVVLTNPNQVTLQVATAQLNTAFGQDYGMVMAGALLAVLPLLIVFLIGARQFIGDIAKGAIK; from the coding sequence ATGACCGTCACCACGCCCCCCACCGCCACGGTCACCGAGCACATCACCACCGCCGGGGTACCGATGCGCCGTCGCCGCAAGGCGACACCCGGACGCGTCCTGCTGTACGGCATCCTCTCCGTCGGCGCGTTCATCTCGCTCTTCCCGCTGTACTGGCTCGTCGTGATGGCCAGCAACTCCACGAGCGACATCTACACGACTCCGCCCACGTTCATCCCGGGGCCGCGACTGTTCGACAACATCGGCGCGGTCTTCGCGCGCATCGACTTCGCCGGCTCCCTGCTGAACACGGTGATCGTGGCCTGCAGCGTGACCTTCCTGGTGCTGGTCTTCGACTCGCTCGCCGCGTTCGCGTTCGCGAAGTTCGAATTCCCATTGCGCCGCACGCTCTTCACGATCACCCTCGTGACGTTCATGCTGCCGATGCAGCTCGCGGTCATCCCGCAGTTCATCACGATGACCAACCTGGGCTGGGTCGGCCAGCTGCAGGCGCTCATCGTGCCGGCCGCGGCCAACGCGTTCGGCATCTTCTGGCTGCGCCAGTACATGGTCTCGTCCATCCCCGACGAGCTGATGGATGCCTCGGTGCTCGACGGCGCGGGCTTCTTCCGCCAGTGGTTCACGGTGTGCCTGCCGCTCATCCGCCCAGGTCTGGGCTTCCTCGGCATCTTCACCTTCATCGCCGCGTGGAACGACTACCTGTGGCCGCTGGTCGTGCTGACCAACCCCAACCAGGTGACCCTCCAGGTCGCGACGGCCCAGCTGAACACCGCCTTCGGCCAGGACTACGGCATGGTCATGGCCGGGGCGCTCCTCGCCGTGCTGCCGCTGCTGATCGTCTTCCTCATCGGTGCACGCCAGTTCATCGGCGACATCGCCAAGGGCGCGATCAAGTGA
- a CDS encoding carbohydrate kinase family protein: MTVASGPTPRLLTAGQLFLDLVFAELAAAPRLGEEHWTPAFGWGPGGIANYAIAASRLGVPTVLCADAGTDALSRLVRDRLRDEGIVDGIRERADWSLPVTAAMNYGGDRALVTGGRPAAALASLLESAPLTPVAALHLDDSVSEWVRARAAQGTKIFADIGWDADEQWNPSALDVLDGCHAFLPNEAEARAYTRTDDARSAARALADRVPLAVVTRGGHGAIAVDSAAGEEVEIDAVAIDFVDATGAGDVFGGALAAAELTAWSLRERVEFAALVAAITVSRPGGAAAAPRLDELLPWLDSHPAAADPARFAFLRAALHDGASPFAASAASRTASSSRPTRIKE, from the coding sequence ATGACAGTCGCATCCGGTCCCACGCCCCGCCTCCTGACGGCCGGGCAGCTTTTCCTCGATCTGGTCTTCGCCGAGCTCGCCGCAGCTCCCCGCCTGGGCGAGGAGCACTGGACCCCCGCCTTCGGCTGGGGCCCCGGGGGAATCGCCAACTACGCCATCGCCGCCTCCCGACTCGGAGTGCCCACGGTGCTCTGCGCCGACGCCGGCACCGATGCCCTCTCGCGGCTCGTGCGCGACCGGCTGCGCGACGAGGGCATCGTCGACGGCATCCGCGAGCGCGCAGACTGGAGCCTGCCGGTCACGGCGGCGATGAACTACGGCGGCGACCGCGCCCTGGTCACCGGTGGCCGCCCCGCCGCGGCCCTCGCCTCTCTGCTCGAGAGTGCGCCCCTCACGCCCGTCGCCGCCCTCCACCTCGACGACTCCGTGTCGGAGTGGGTGCGCGCACGCGCCGCGCAGGGCACAAAGATCTTCGCCGACATCGGCTGGGACGCCGACGAGCAGTGGAACCCCTCGGCGCTCGACGTGCTCGACGGATGCCACGCCTTCCTCCCCAACGAGGCCGAGGCCCGCGCCTACACGCGCACCGACGACGCCCGCTCCGCCGCCCGCGCCCTCGCCGATCGCGTCCCCCTCGCGGTCGTCACCCGCGGCGGCCACGGCGCCATCGCGGTCGACTCGGCCGCGGGCGAAGAGGTCGAGATCGACGCCGTCGCGATCGACTTCGTGGATGCCACGGGCGCCGGCGACGTGTTCGGCGGAGCGCTCGCTGCTGCCGAGCTCACGGCCTGGTCGTTGCGCGAACGTGTCGAATTCGCCGCTCTCGTGGCCGCGATCACCGTCTCCCGTCCCGGCGGCGCGGCCGCCGCTCCCCGCCTCGACGAGCTCCTCCCCTGGCTCGACTCCCACCCGGCGGCCGCCGACCCGGCGCGCTTCGCCTTCCTCCGCGCTGCGCTGCACGACGGCGCATCGCCCTTCGCCGCCTCGGCGGCATCCCGCACCGCCTCTTCCTCACGCCCCACCCGAATCAAGGAGTGA
- a CDS encoding carbohydrate ABC transporter permease, with translation MTSATRVMTASGVRPSARPRGRGLIRHWPMYVAIAPFFLLFLGFGLFPTAYSLVLSFQDWNGLGTAEWTGIDNYTRLFTDGTFWLSVRNTFVIFALSTFPMLAIAIAVAALLNNAVRFSTAFRIAYFVPNITSVVAMAVLFGSIFGENFGLANAALNSLGLPGVQWLSTPFGIQLTISILITYQWTGYNAIIFLAGMQSIGGEVYEAAKLDGAGPIRSFFSITLPLLRPTIIFVLVVSTVTGMQSFTEAQVLTASSSTTNPNSGGAGQGGLTMVLYFYQQAFSYNRFGYGAAIAWGVFLIVVIFTIISWRFTAGKKEDKARA, from the coding sequence GTGACATCCGCCACGCGTGTCATGACGGCCTCGGGGGTGCGCCCCAGCGCGCGCCCCCGGGGCCGGGGCCTCATCCGGCACTGGCCGATGTACGTGGCCATCGCCCCCTTCTTCCTGCTCTTCCTGGGCTTCGGCCTCTTTCCCACCGCCTACTCGCTCGTGCTGTCGTTCCAGGACTGGAACGGCCTCGGCACGGCGGAGTGGACCGGGATCGACAACTACACGCGCTTGTTCACCGACGGCACGTTCTGGCTGTCGGTGCGCAACACCTTCGTCATCTTCGCGCTGTCGACGTTCCCGATGCTCGCCATCGCCATCGCGGTCGCCGCCCTGCTCAACAACGCCGTGCGCTTCAGCACCGCGTTCCGCATCGCCTACTTCGTGCCCAACATCACCTCGGTGGTGGCCATGGCGGTGCTGTTCGGCTCGATCTTCGGCGAGAACTTCGGACTGGCCAACGCGGCCCTCAACTCGCTGGGCCTGCCGGGTGTGCAGTGGCTGTCGACGCCCTTCGGCATCCAGCTCACGATCTCGATCCTCATCACCTACCAGTGGACCGGGTACAACGCGATCATCTTCCTCGCCGGGATGCAGTCCATCGGCGGCGAGGTCTACGAGGCCGCGAAGCTCGACGGCGCGGGCCCCATTCGCAGCTTCTTCTCCATCACGCTGCCGCTGTTGCGCCCGACGATCATCTTCGTGCTCGTCGTCTCGACGGTCACCGGCATGCAGAGCTTCACCGAAGCGCAGGTGCTCACCGCGAGCTCGAGCACGACGAACCCGAACAGCGGCGGCGCGGGCCAGGGCGGGCTGACCATGGTCCTGTACTTCTACCAGCAGGCCTTCAGCTACAACCGCTTCGGCTACGGCGCCGCGATCGCGTGGGGCGTCTTCCTCATCGTCGTGATCTTCACCATCATCAGCTGGCGCTTCACCGCCGGCAAGAAGGAAGACAAGGCCCGCGCATGA
- a CDS encoding 6-phospho-beta-glucosidase translates to MKLAMIGGGGFRTPLVYRALLLDRDAGRVDEVALVDTDAARLRTMARILEDQARDFPDAPRVSVHTDAEEGLRGADFVFSAIRVGGMAGRAADERIGLSHGVIGQETVGFGGISYALRTLPVAMQLAELIRRVAPDAWVINFTNPAGVVTEAMGRVLGNRVIGICDSPIGLARRALGALGIRDAADVEIEYAGLNHLGWLTALRRDGVDLLPELLASPERIESFEEGALFGADWIQTLGALPNEYLHYYSYRRDVLQADQYAATTRGRYLLDQQAGFWETAATAPRPHAAWEACRHEREVTYMATNRDSAGMGDRDEEDLVSGGYENVAIALMRAIAYDQSARLILNVPGGGVLAGLDAEAVVEVPCIVGADGPRPLESAAVPAFGQGLIATVKYVERQTIEAALTGSRAAALRALAHHPLIDSVRVARALLDDASSSFADLSYLR, encoded by the coding sequence ATGAAGCTTGCCATGATCGGTGGCGGAGGATTCCGCACCCCCTTGGTGTACCGAGCCCTGCTGCTGGACCGCGATGCCGGACGCGTCGACGAGGTCGCCCTCGTCGACACCGACGCCGCGCGGCTGCGGACGATGGCCCGCATCCTCGAGGACCAGGCGCGCGACTTCCCCGATGCCCCGCGCGTGAGCGTGCACACGGATGCCGAAGAGGGCCTGCGCGGGGCCGACTTCGTGTTCTCGGCCATCCGCGTCGGCGGGATGGCCGGCCGTGCCGCCGACGAGCGCATCGGTCTGTCGCACGGGGTCATCGGGCAGGAGACCGTCGGCTTCGGCGGCATCTCCTACGCGTTGCGGACGCTGCCGGTCGCGATGCAGCTCGCCGAGCTCATCCGGCGCGTCGCCCCCGACGCGTGGGTCATCAACTTCACCAACCCCGCCGGCGTGGTGACCGAGGCCATGGGCCGCGTGCTGGGCAACCGTGTCATCGGCATCTGCGACTCGCCCATCGGCCTCGCCCGCCGCGCGCTCGGGGCCCTCGGCATCCGGGACGCAGCCGACGTCGAGATCGAGTACGCCGGCCTCAACCACCTCGGGTGGCTGACGGCGCTCCGCCGCGACGGCGTCGACCTGCTGCCCGAACTGCTCGCCTCGCCCGAGCGCATCGAGTCGTTCGAAGAGGGAGCGCTGTTCGGCGCCGACTGGATCCAGACGCTCGGGGCTCTTCCCAACGAGTACCTGCACTACTACTCGTACCGTCGCGACGTGCTCCAGGCCGACCAGTACGCCGCGACCACGCGCGGGCGCTATCTGCTCGACCAGCAGGCCGGCTTCTGGGAGACGGCGGCGACCGCGCCGCGTCCCCACGCGGCCTGGGAGGCCTGCCGGCACGAGCGCGAGGTCACCTACATGGCGACCAACCGGGACTCCGCCGGCATGGGCGACCGCGATGAGGAAGACCTCGTCTCGGGCGGCTACGAGAACGTCGCGATCGCGCTGATGCGCGCGATCGCCTACGACCAGTCGGCGCGGCTCATCCTCAACGTCCCCGGCGGGGGCGTGCTGGCGGGCCTCGACGCCGAGGCCGTGGTCGAGGTGCCCTGCATCGTCGGCGCCGACGGCCCGCGCCCGCTCGAGAGCGCGGCCGTGCCCGCGTTCGGGCAGGGCCTCATCGCCACCGTCAAGTACGTCGAGCGCCAGACGATCGAGGCCGCTCTCACCGGCTCGCGCGCCGCGGCGCTGCGGGCCCTGGCCCACCACCCGCTGATCGACTCGGTCCGCGTCGCGCGGGCCTTGCTCGACGACGCGAGCTCCAGCTTCGCCGACCTGTCGTACCTCCGCTGA
- a CDS encoding nitrate/nitrite transporter translates to MTRTVSQSSPAARAGGLRIGVLVVWLVGVIAYVVSIVNRTSLAALGLEAADRFAITAATLSLLAVVQLAVYGALQLPVGLLLDRFGVRTVLTVGMLVMAGAQVVLALAPDIGVAIAGRLLMGAGEAAIFPGLLRVIGMRFPPRLAPTAVQVTGLTGQFGQIVSVVPFAALVGVAGWVSAFLSLAGVTALVAVLVAVVVRERRPVAVERASVSRAVREAWRSPGTRLAFWVHFVTSFSGNAFALLWGFPFLVAGQGLDAATAGGLFSVYVVCGIAFGPIVGAISGRFPRARTALVLSLVGAQAVSWAAVLAFPDRAPLPLLVVLAAAMCVGGPASMVAFDIARDHNPRERLSTATGVVNGAGFLSSILVILLIGAVLTLQAGGGEYSPGAFRLAELVQVPFWVAGIVLVLRAHRTVRASSSD, encoded by the coding sequence ATGACCCGCACCGTCTCGCAGAGCTCCCCCGCGGCGCGCGCGGGGGGCCTGCGGATCGGCGTGCTCGTCGTGTGGCTGGTCGGGGTCATCGCCTACGTCGTCTCGATCGTCAATCGCACCTCGCTCGCGGCCCTGGGGCTCGAGGCGGCCGACCGGTTCGCGATCACCGCGGCGACGCTGTCTCTGCTGGCCGTCGTGCAGCTCGCCGTCTACGGCGCGTTGCAGCTGCCCGTCGGGCTGCTTCTCGACCGGTTCGGCGTGCGAACCGTGTTGACGGTCGGCATGCTCGTGATGGCGGGGGCGCAGGTCGTGCTCGCCCTGGCACCCGACATCGGCGTCGCCATCGCGGGGCGTCTGCTCATGGGGGCCGGTGAGGCCGCCATCTTCCCCGGACTGCTGCGCGTGATCGGCATGCGCTTCCCGCCGCGGCTCGCACCGACGGCCGTGCAGGTCACGGGTCTGACCGGCCAGTTCGGGCAGATCGTCAGCGTCGTGCCCTTCGCCGCGCTCGTCGGCGTGGCGGGGTGGGTCTCGGCCTTCCTCTCGCTGGCGGGGGTCACGGCGCTGGTGGCGGTACTGGTCGCCGTGGTCGTCCGCGAGCGCCGGCCCGTCGCCGTCGAGCGGGCGAGCGTCTCGCGCGCCGTGCGCGAGGCGTGGAGATCACCGGGAACGCGGCTGGCGTTCTGGGTGCACTTCGTCACCTCGTTCTCGGGCAACGCCTTCGCCCTGCTGTGGGGCTTCCCGTTCCTCGTGGCGGGCCAGGGTCTGGATGCCGCGACCGCGGGCGGTCTGTTCTCGGTCTACGTCGTGTGCGGCATCGCCTTCGGGCCGATCGTGGGCGCGATCTCGGGTCGCTTCCCCCGGGCCCGCACGGCTCTCGTGCTCTCGCTGGTCGGCGCGCAGGCGGTGTCGTGGGCGGCGGTCCTGGCGTTCCCCGATCGGGCGCCGCTGCCGCTGCTCGTCGTGCTCGCCGCCGCCATGTGCGTCGGGGGACCCGCCTCGATGGTCGCGTTCGACATCGCGCGCGACCACAATCCGCGCGAACGGCTCAGCACCGCCACGGGCGTCGTCAACGGCGCGGGATTCCTCTCCAGCATCCTCGTCATCCTGCTGATCGGCGCCGTCCTCACCCTGCAGGCGGGGGGAGGCGAGTACTCGCCCGGGGCGTTCCGGCTGGCCGAGCTCGTGCAGGTCCCGTTCTGGGTGGCCGGAATCGTCCTCGTGCTGCGGGCCCACCGCACGGTGCGGGCGTCGTCGTCCGATTGA